From one Lotus japonicus ecotype B-129 chromosome 3, LjGifu_v1.2 genomic stretch:
- the LOC130747177 gene encoding tRNA dimethylallyltransferase 2, which yields MATEDTVSSNPNHGEKRPKVVVITGPTGSGKSRLAVDLASHFPVEVINADSMQVYSGLDVLTNKIPISEQNGVPHHLLGTVSPTVEFTAKTFRDSAIPIIDAILARNHLPVIVGGTNYYIQALVSQFLLDESMDDMNDSCCLGDLPGVMWSDNSFIAESDSSNDFNYDLLKDIDPIAANRIHPNNHRKINQYISLYARTGVLPSKVFQGEAAEKWGQVDNLRYDCCFICVDASLPVLDRYVEQRVDCMMDAGLLNEVYDIYNLNADYSRGLRQAIGVREFEPLLRTFVLKDIYEREKELTGGSTIEKRETLSNGNLMEWLRSYSDAKSMILMEEAIEKVKVNTRRLVRRQKRMLNRLQMLFGWNIHSVDSTESISSKSDDVWKGQVVESSMKIVNSFLSENGSMSSTCSMSNDTGMKIVQRDLWTQYTCKACGDRVLRGLHEWEQHRQGRGHRKRISSLKRKSQGLNFYETEAGAF from the exons CCCCACCGGTTCCGGGAAGTCGAGGCTCGCCGTCGATTTAGCCTCCCACTTCCCCGTCGAAGTCATCAACGCCGATTCCATGCAGGTCTACAGTGGTCTCGATGTTCTCACCAACAAAATCCCCATATCCGAGCAAAACG GAGTGCCGCACCATCTCCTCGGAACCGTATCCCCAACCGTCGAATTCACCGCCAAAACCTTTCGCGATTCTGCTATTCCT ATCATTGATGCTATATTGGCTCGCAACCACTTACCAGTTATAGTTGGGGGCACCAATTACTATATCCAG GCTCTTGTGAGTCAGTTTCTCTTAGATGAATCGATGGATGATATGAATGATAGCTGTTGTTTGGGTGATCTACCTG GTGTCATGTGGTCTGATAACAGCTTCATTGCGGAAAGTGACAGTTCAAACGATTTTAATTATGATCTACTTAAAGATATTGATCCAATTGCAGCAAATAGAATCCATCCAAATAATCATAGAAAG atAAATCAATATATTAGTTTGTACGCTCGCACTGGTGTTCTTCCGAGCAAAGTTTTTCAAGGAGAGGCGGCAGAG AAGTGGGGTCAAGTTGATAACTTAAGATATGATTGCTGTTTTATATGCGTGGACGCATCTCTCCCTGTATTGGACAGATATGTAGAGCAGAGAGTAGATTGCATGATGGATGCTGGATTACTCAATGAAGTCTATGACATTTACAATTTGAATGCAGATTATAGCAGAGGTTTGCGGCAGGCCATTGGTGTCCGTGAATTTGAGCCTCTTCTTAGAACTTTTGTTCTCAAGGACATCTATGAAAGAGAGAAGGAGTTGACCGGAGGATCCACCATAGAGAAGCGTGAGACATTGTCTAATGGTAATCTGATGGAGTGGTTAAGATCTTACTCTGATGCTAAATCCATGATTCTTATGgaagaagcaattgaaaaagtgAAGGTTAATACCCGGAGACTTGTTCGCCGTCag AAGAGGATGCTCAATCGACTGCAAATGCTGTTTGGTTGGAACATACACTCTGTTGATTCCACAGAATCAATATCAA GTAAATCAGATGATGTTTGGAAAGGTCAAGTGGTTGAATCTAGCATGAAGATAGTTAACTCATTCCTGAGTGAGAATGGAAGCATGTCATCCACCTGTAGCATGTCAAATGACACTGGGATGAAAATAGTCCAAAGGGACCTCTGGACTCAATACACATGCAAG GCCTGTGGTGATCGGGTGCTTAGAGGATTACATGAATGGGAGCAACACAGACAAGGCCGTGGGCATCGAAAACGTATCTCTAGTCTCAAGAGGAAGTCACAAGGTCTTAATTTCTATGAAACAGAAGCGGGAGCATTCTAA